Sequence from the Burkholderia sp. GAS332 genome:
CATGTCGTCTACACCTGGTTCGACAATCGTGAGCGCAACCTGCCGACGACGCTTGTTCAACAGGGCGGTACGGCAGGCGTGATTCTGGCGAGTCCGCTGCTGACCTATATCACCGGCCGCTGGCAATGGCACGCCGCGTTCCTCACGCTGGGTATCGCCGGCCTTTTATGGACCGTACTCTGGTTGTGCGTCGGCAAGAGCGGCAACGCTCCGGGCGATGCGCCACGGATGCCCGAGCCGCAACCGCATGTCGTGACTGGGCAGCAGACGTCCGTTGGATGGCGGACCCTGCTCACCGACCGCACCGTCATCGGCGTGCTGCTGCAATGCTTCGTCGGCTACGTCGTGATCTCGATCGGCATGACATGGGTGCCGGCCTACTACCGGCTAGGGCTCGGGTTTCAGGCGAACCAGACCGGATGGCTCTTTGCGCTCCAGGTCGCCATGCAGATTCCGGTCGGTATAGCCCTCGCCGTATTCTCGCACCGCCTGCTCAAGCGCGGCACGCCGTCGCGATTTGCACGCGGCACGCTGATCAGCGGCACCTGCGTGGTGAGCGGTATCGCCTACTGCACGTTATATCTCAGCGCGCCGCCCCTCGCGAAGGTCGGCCTGATGGCCATCGCCAGTTCACTGGCCATGCAGGTCTTCACATTCGGCCCGCTTCTCGTCGCGGAAATCGCGCCGGCTTCACGGCGTGGCGCGCTGCTCGCCATCACCAATTCGATCGTTACCACGGCAGGGCTCATTGCGCCCGTCTCAATGGGCAAGCTGCTCGGCCTTGTCGGCGAAAGCCGTGGCTATGAGATTGGTTTCGCCGTGACCGGCGCATTGCTGATCGCCGCAGGAGCAGCCGGGTTCGTGCTGCTCGACCCCCAGCGTTCGCGCCGGCGGTTTCACGCGACGCATTAGTGCGTTTGAGCCGTCGCGCCAGATTGAGCCAGCATCCGGCGCGCAAACGCACCGATCGACCCATGCATCACTTCGCCAGTTCAATCAATTCTAATCAACAAGGAGACACGAAGCATGCCAGCAAGTCATCGTAATCGGATTGGAGCCATTCTTGGATTAATGGGCGTATGTGCATTGGGATCGGCCCAGATCGCCCATGCACAAAGCAGTGTTACGCTGTACGGCATCGTCGATGCTTCCCTCCTCTACACCAGCCAGACACCCAACGCGAAGACCGGCCAGGATGCCGGCCACCAGTTCTCGTTCACCGACGGCGGGGTCACCGGCTCGCGCTTCGGCATGCGCGGCGTTGAGGATCTCGGCGGCGGCATGCGCGCGATCTTCGAACTCGAAAGCGGCGTCAGCATCGCCAACGGTTCGCTGAGCAACTCCAACCGCAACGAGTTCGGCCGCCAGGCGTGGGTCGGCGTGGACAGCCGCTTCGGCACCGTCAAGGCCGGCTTGCAGTTCTCGCCCTTCTTCCTTGCCGTGTACGACTTCGACCCGCGCGAGATGTCGTACTTCGGCAGCGGTCTCGTTGCCTACCTCAACAACGTCTACGCGACCGGCCTGTTCAACCCGAACGCGATTTCATACACGTCGCCGGAAATCGCCGGCTTGCAAGCCAGCGCGCTGATGGCGCTGGGCGGCACGGCCGGTGATTTCCAGGCCGGCCGCCAGTACTCGGCGAGCCTGCGCTATCACCTCGGCTCGCTGACTGTCGACGCGGCGCTCTACAGCGGCAACGCGGGCGGCAGCGCCGCGTCGATTGTGATCCCGAGCGTGGTCGCCTTCGACGGCCGCGCACTCGGCGCCAGTTACGTCTTCAACAACCTGATCGTGAAGGCCTCGTATGTGCAGTACAAGGTGGCAGGGTCGCTCAACGATCAGGTCTATTCGGGCGGCGCCAGCTACCACATCACACCGGCGCTGAACGTCGACGCCGGCGTGTGGTACACCCATGACGGAAACAACTCGACCAACCATTCGGTGATGGCGTCGACGGGGCTGGAGTATTCGCTGTCGAGAGCCACCATGGTCTATGGGCAAGTCGGCTTCGTGAACAATCACGGCGCGATGCACACAGGCCTGTCAGTCAACAACGCCCTGAACGAAGTCACGGGCACGACCAGCGGCATGAATGTCGGCATCCGGCACATGTTCTAGCAGACATTGACCCGCGTGCCGGGGGAGCAAACTTCCCGGCATTGGGTGGTTTGCTCTATCATTCGAGCCAGTGCGTCGCACTGCTAATGCATCAACGTGCGTCGGCACTACCGCGATGAACTTGAACTTACCAACCTAACTTGCGTTTCACGGGTCATGCGCGGCACATACTAGCGCTGCGTCTTTCGCTGACCGGAAACGCACGTATTTAAAGGGCTCGAATGTTTATCCACTCCAGTGATCTTTCATCCGTCGGCAAGCGATGCGCAGCCATCGCCGTCGTGGTCGGCTTGTCATCATGGCTGTCGGTTTGTGCCGCCGCAGACAGCGTCGCTTCAGCACCGGCGCCCACCGCGCAAAGCGGCGCTGCGGTGGATAACGAAAGCGGCACCGTCAGTTTCATCGACAAGCAGAATTCAATCATCGTTGTGACGGTCAGCGGCGGCCAGGAGCTAAGCCTCAACGCGAAGGATCATGCCGACGTGCTGGATCGCGTTCGCGTCGGTGACAAGATTGCCATCAGCTATCAGGAGCCGTACGTAACCAGTCTGGCGAGCGCGAAAGGTACGCCGCTCACGCGCCTGACGCACACTGTCAAAGTGACCAAGTCCGCGACAGATGCTGGACCCGACGGTTTCCAGGCGGTGCGGACGTATAGCGGCGTGGTGGAAATCACCGCGATCAATAGTAAGCAGCATGTCCTGACCTTTGCCGACAAGTCCAATGCAGCTCACTCGATCAAGGTGATCGACCCTGCGTTGGTGAAGGTCGTGGGCTCGCTTAAACGTCACGAGCATGTTCAAATCGGCTACGAATCCGCTTTCACGGTGACCTTCGTACGCTGACGTCAGCCCCGCGCGCTTCGCCCCGCGTACAACCGGTTCATCGTCGCGGGCGTGGCGATCGCCGTCAGGACGCCCAGTGCGTCCTGACCCTGATATCGTGGCTTGACTCAAAGACATCATGACGTCATGATGTCTTCATGAACACCGATCGCAACAGCCAACTCCCGCTCTACGCGCAAGTCGAAACGGCACTCGCCGCGAGGATCGCGGACGGCACGTATCCGCCAGGCACGCAGTTGCCCAATGAAGCGAGCCTGCTGGCAAGCTTCGGCATCAGCCGCACCACGCTGCAAAAAACGGTGCAGAACCTGATCACGCGCGGCTTGATCGAAATCCGCCGCGGCAAAGGCACCTTCGTCACCCAGCCGCGCCTCACTCAGCCGCTCACCGAACTGAGCGGCTTCGTCGAGGACATGCGTGCGCACGGCCGCCATCCGACCGCCCGGCTGTTGGCGAGGCGGATCGAAAACGCCAGCGAGGACGTCGCCGTTAAGCTGGCGCTAGAACCGGGCACGCCGGTCGTTCACATTCAGCGCGTGCGCATCGCCGACGGCACCCCGCTCTCGTTCGACGAAACCTGGCTGCCGAAAGACATCGGCGAAAAGATCATCGAGAACGATCTGGAGGCGGAGCCGATCTTTACGCTGCTCGAAGAGAAGTACGGCATTCCGCTGATCGAAGCCGAATACCGGCTCGAGGCGATCGCCGCGAATGAAGCCGTTGCGCAGGCCCTCGAGGTCGACATGGGCAGCCCGATTTTCCTGATCGAGCGAACGTCGTATTGCGACGAAAACCGTCCAGTCGACTATGAAAAACTGTACTACCGCGGCGACCAGATCCAGTTCGTTACCCGTCTCGCCCGGCGCAAGCCGAACGCCCAATGACCGGCGCGCAGGCTGCAACGGATCTGAGCTACACGCTGTGGCTGTTCGCGGTGTCGCTTGGGGCCAGCGCGCTGGGCGGCATGCTCGGCATGGCAAGCGGCATTTTTATCGTGCCCATTCTGACCATGTTCGGTCACGTCGATATTCACGTCGCAATCGGCGCCAGCATCGTTTCGGTGATCGCCTGTTCGTGCGGCGGCGCCGCACCGTTCCTGCGCGGACGCTTGACCAATGTCCGTCTGGCCGTTGTGCTGGAAACCGCCACCACGCTGGGCGCCTTGTCCGGCGTGCTGCTGAGCGGGTTCATCCCGGTGCCCGTGCTGTTCTTCATTTTCGCCGTCATTCTGCTGCTGTCGGCCCAGCAAATGCTCACGCGGCGCACCGACCCGGTCGCCAGCCAGCGTGCCAACGCGCCGGGCGCAAGTTCGTGGGGCGCTTCGTTGTGTCTCGATTCGAGCTATCCGGATCGCGCGCTTGGACGCGACGTCGACTATCGTGTCCATCGCGTGCCCTTGGGCTTGTCCCTGATGTATGGAGCCGGGTTGATTTCTGCCTTGCTCGGCATCGGCAGCGGCGTCCTCAAGATTCCGGCGATGGATACGGCGCTGCGCTTGCCGATCAAGGTCTCGTCGGCCACCTCCAATTTCATGATCGGGGTGACGGCGGCGGCCAGCGCCGGCGCCTACTTCCTGCGCGGCGAGATCGTGACCGCAATCGCCGGCCCGGTGGCATTAGGATCGGTCGTTGGCGCGGTGCTCGGCGCGCGCGTCCTCATGCGCGTATCGAGCGACAAGCTGCGCGTGCTCTTCGTCGTGGTGCTCGCGCTACTCGCCGTGCAGATGCTGCTCGAAGCATTCGGCGTGCACCTTTTCGGCGCGTCGTCATGAGTCGCATCGCGTCAGCCGCGGGGCGGCTCGAACACGGGTTGGCGAAGCTCCTGCACTATGGCACCTGGGTGGCAGCGGGCACGATTGCGGCCGGCCTTGCGATGGGCCTTCCGGGCGGCCTCGACAGCACTCTTGAAAGCGCATTGCCCGGACTGCGAACTCACGCGGGACTGCTTTCACTGCCGGCCGGCATGCATATTGTGACCGTTGGCATCGCGCTTTTTATCCTGCTACCGGTAATGCGGCTTATATTGATGTTAGGGATGTTTCTGCATCAACGTGACTACCGGTTCAGCGCGATTACGGCGCTCGTGCTGGTGATCGTTGCGGTGGGATTACTGGTTGGGGCAGCTTGATGTGTGCGGCGCGAACGGCCCCTGGTATGATGCCGATCGCACACCGGTCGGCGTTCGATTCATCGCCGCGCTGTGTTTTGCATTCTGAAGTTGCATTCTGATTTGCATTTGCAGCCGCGTTTCGCGCGGCACTTCTTCTAGCCACGAGAACCATCATGCCCGCCCAACACGACAAAGTCCCCACTGCCAGCACCACGCCGGGCAAGGCGAAGCGCAAGGATCTGTCCATTATGTCGCGCAATCTTCTGATGGTTGCGATCGGCGTCGTGGTCTTCGCGATCGTTGCGACCATCGTGCTCTACGGCCCGATTACTTACGGTGACGAAATTCCCAACTTCGGCATCATTCTCATGCTGACCGTGCCGGTGATCGCCGGGGTGGCCTTCCGGGTAGGACTGGACGCCTGGCTGGATAGGGAATAAGCGCGCTCAACTAGGCCGCCAGCGGCAACACCACCCACACCTCCAACCCGCCGCCCTCGCGCGCACGAAACTGCAGGCTGCCGCCGTGCAGCCGCGCGATCCGCTCGACAATCGCCAGACCCAACCCCGTGCCGCCGCTATGCGATCGAGCATTGCGGCCGCGCTGAAACGGCGCTTTCAGTTGTTCCAACTCCTCTGCCGAAAGACCTTTGCCGCGATCGCCGACCGCGACATAGACCGCCTCGCCCGAAGCCCAACTTCGCACGGCAAACCCGGTCCCGCCGTACACGATCGCGTTCTGCATCAAGTTCATCAGAAGCCGCATCATGCTGATCGGCCGGTACGCGACCGGCGGCAGCTTGGCGAGCGACAGCGCAAATTCATGGCCCAGTCCCGCGAAATCGCCGGCGAGCCGTTCGATCAACGCATTCAGATCGCCGGGTTCGGCAGCCTCTCGCTCGCCGCTGCCCGCGTAGTCCATGAACTGCTGCAAGATCGTCTCGATCTGGTCCAGATAGGACTCGGCGGCGACCACAAAGCTGCTGTCGCTGCCGTCCGGCATCGCCATCGCCATCGAAAGCCGCAGTTTGGTGAGCGGCGTGCGGATGTCGTGCGAGATGCCCGCCAGCATCAGCGCGCGCGTCGCCTCGGCTTGCTGCAACGCATGCGTCATCTGATTGAATGCACTGCTTACCGCCGCGATCTCAGTGGGACCGTCGGTCGGCAGCGGCGCGGGCGTTTCGCCGGCACTCACGCGGCGCGCCGCCCGCGTCAACGCCTGGAGCGGCTGGTTGAGGTGGCGCTGGATCACGTAGCCGGTCAGCGCCGCCAGGGCGCCCAAACCGAGCGACAGCAGGATCGCGGCGTCGAGTCCGGCACCTTGCGCGTCTTCCGGAATCGGCAGCGCGATCCAGTATGGCGCTTGCGGCGCATCGGCCGGGGCATGCATGCGAATCCACAAGCGTTGACCGCCCTCGGACTGCCAGCGCGCGGGCATGTCGGCAGGCAGATGCTCGCGCAAGCTGTCGAGAAACACGTTGCGCTGATAAGTGCGATAGGCAAGCATCAAACTAGGCGGCGGTTCAACGGCGGCTTCAGCAGGGAGTTGCGTGCGAGCGTCGAGGCGTGCGGTCAATTCGGTGCGCGCGCCTGGCGGCGTGGCCCGAAGCAGGCTATCGAGCGTCGTCACATAGGTGGCGAACACCGCGCCCGCTCGTTCGACGCGGGGCCGCTGCACGTAGTGCAGCAGCACGCCGAGCGCGCATATCTGGCTCAGCATCACCAGCACGATCAGCAAGGCGATATTGCGCGCCAACAGCGTTTTCGGCAGCGCCCTGTGCAGCCACGCGCGCGTCATGAGTCGACGTCCGCGATCAGCATGTAGCCAACGCCCCACACGGTCTTAATGAAGCGCGGCTTCGACGGATCGTCCTCGACGATCTGCCTGAGCCGCAGGACCTGCACGTCGATGCTGCGATCGAGTGCATCGTGCTCACGCCCACGGGCGCGCGCCAGCAGATTGTCGCGGCTCACGGGCCGGTTCGGTGACGAGGCCAGCGCGACCAGCAGCAACATCTGCGCCGAATGAATCTCCAGCAGTTCTCCAGCACGCGACAACTGCTGCTTGCCGACGTCGAGACTGAAATCGCCGAAACGCACGCTCTGCGAGGTCACCGTGACATCGCCCGAGGCGATCTTCTGGCGGCGCAGCAGTGCATTGATTCGCGCCACCAGTTCACGCGGCAGAAACGGCTTGGCGAGGTAGTCGTCGGCACCCGTTTCGAGGCCGGCCACCTTGTCGAGCGGATCGCCCTTCGCGGTCAACATCAGGATCGGCAGCGTCTGCCCTTGCGCGCGCAAACGGGCGCAGATGGCGAGGCCGTCCTCTTCGCCGATCATCAGATCGAGCACCAGCAGATCGAACGGCTCGCGCTCCAGATAACGGTCGAGCCGCTTGCCGTCTTCCGCGATCCGGACGTCGAAGCCGTGGCCGCGCAAGAAGCGCTGCAGCATGTTGCGCAGTTCGGCTTCGTCGTCGAGCACGATGATTTTGGCGGGGCGATCCATACGAATGCTCCTCGGTTCAGGCAGCGGGACGTGGCGGGTGTGCGTCAAAGGTCCTACGATCCCGCCGGCGCCCACGCGGCTCAGTGCGCTGCCCCGCGTTCCTGCATGAATGCCGCGATCTGCGGCAACGTGATGTAGCCCGCTTTCTGCGTATCGATTTCATCGAAATGCTTGGCAACCATCGGCATGCCCGCAGCAGCCTGCGCTTTGGTGAGCTTACCGTCTTGCGTGGTGTTGGCGCTTGCGAAGCGCGTTTGCAACTGCTGCGCCATGCGTTCCATGCGCTGGGGATTGCCGCCCTGCGGCGCGGCGGTTTGGGCGAACGTGACGGTGGATGCACAGCACAGCAGCACAATGGCGAACAACTTTTTCATGACTGAATCCTTCGATTGAGTCATCGTGCGTCGCCTGCAATGTGCCGCGATCCGTTCGATGACAGGCCGAATTCTTGGGGATGTGCCGCCGGAAGGCAATTTCAGAATCATGTCGCCCTATGTCATGGTTTTTCGCGGCGTCGGCATCGCGGGTACGCGCTGCCGTCGTAGCACAGCATACGCTCCATACAAACGCACACTGACGTCATAGCCCACTTTCACGCGACATTGAATGAAATAAGTTCGCGCTCCCGTTTCGAAGGCGGTATGCGTATCTTTCGTCTGCCGGCGCCACAAGCACCCAAGCGCCTCGACGGTTTGGAAAGACTCTCAAGCAATCCGAACCAGCCGCACGGCTTCTTCACCGGAAGACGCACCGCACCGCTCAACGTCTCAGGAGTATCAAGTGAGTATTCGTCTCGTCTGCGCCTCGACCTTCACCGCCCTCGGTCTCGCCTGTTCGTCGTCGGCGTTCGCCCGAGTGGTCGTCTATATGCCCGCCGCCGTGGTCTACGCACCGCCGCCACGACCTGTCTATTACTACGTGCCGGTCAAGCCGGTCTATGTCGTGGCGCCCCCGCCGGCTCCGGTTCCCGTAGCGGCCGGCACGCCTGTGCCGCTGCCTGCGAAACCCCTTCCCCTGTACACGACGGTCGTGGTGCCCGCACCGACCAACTACGCAATCGTGCCCGCTCCTGCAGTCACCTATGCGCAACCTGTTACTGTGGTACCGCGTTAAGAGCGCCAAAACGATTGATCAGACTACTGGCGGCTAACTCGATGTCAACTCAAAATCGCGGAGCGCGGCACGGTACTTGCTGGATTCCACTGCACCGTCAGACGTGCCCATTGATTAGACCTATCTGTCCAACTGCCGGCATCCCGCTTGCACCGTTGCATCGCCCATCCACCTCTCCTTCAGGAACGTTAGATGAGCTATCAGGATATAGACAAAGAGATTGCCCATTTCGAACTCGTGTTCGGAAAAATTTCCACCAGCGATCGCATTCCGTTGTCGTATTGGCGAAATAGACTGGCCATGCTTCCCAAAATGTTGCTGATGCCGATACAGCGCGCGCGCCTCACACGGCTCGACGCAGCGTTGCGCTTACTCGAACAGGCCGCGCATACGCCGGCGGCTGAGGAGCCGCCACAGGCTGCGCTCAGCCAATCAGGATCCGCGCGGCGAGCGCCAGCGCAAGGGCCGGCAGCATCACCACCACCCCCACTTTCAAAAACTTCATGAAGCTCACGTCCTCGCCTTCGCGGCGAATGGCGTTGAGCCAGAGGATCGTTGCGAGCGAGCCCGTGATCGACAGATTCGGACCCAGATCGACGCCGATCAGGAACGCATCGATCACGCGCTCGGGACTATGCGCTTGCGTCACGGTCGAACTGGCGATCAGACCCGCCGGCAGGTTGTTCATCAGATTGCTGCCGATTGCGATAGCGCTGCCCGCCCAGCCGGCCGTCGTGACTTCGCTGTGTTGCGTCGCGTCTTGCAGCAGATTGACGAATGTCGTAATGACGCCGGTGTGATCGAGCATCTCGACGAGCACAAACAAGGCAGCGACCAGCGGCAGTACGCTCCACGATATTTCCTTGATCATCGGCAGCGGCGATTTGCGCTCCTGGATCAGCACGACCGCGGCGGTCAGCGCACCGAGTATCGCGGTGGGCAGGCCGAGCGGAACATCGAAGGCGGAAACCGTCAGCAGCACGACGGCCGTCGCCGCGATACCCGCGAGCGCAACGCGCCCGCTCGACGACAATTCGAGGGGCTCGAGATCGGCCTCGCAGGTCCCGGCGAGCGCTTCGCGCTGGGTCCAGCGCAACAG
This genomic interval carries:
- a CDS encoding Sugar phosphate permease, giving the protein MIESENVRFAPERAAAAPGTGNRRWLIVTSLFLFMLINFADKAVLGLVAVPLMHDMQLTHSQFGLVGSAFFLLFSLSGIGVGLVADRIDVKWLLAALAFTWAVGQLPLAWPTSFALLLGCRILLGAGEGPASPLALHVVYTWFDNRERNLPTTLVQQGGTAGVILASPLLTYITGRWQWHAAFLTLGIAGLLWTVLWLCVGKSGNAPGDAPRMPEPQPHVVTGQQTSVGWRTLLTDRTVIGVLLQCFVGYVVISIGMTWVPAYYRLGLGFQANQTGWLFALQVAMQIPVGIALAVFSHRLLKRGTPSRFARGTLISGTCVVSGIAYCTLYLSAPPLAKVGLMAIASSLAMQVFTFGPLLVAEIAPASRRGALLAITNSIVTTAGLIAPVSMGKLLGLVGESRGYEIGFAVTGALLIAAGAAGFVLLDPQRSRRRFHATH
- a CDS encoding Outer membrane protein (porin), with translation MPASHRNRIGAILGLMGVCALGSAQIAHAQSSVTLYGIVDASLLYTSQTPNAKTGQDAGHQFSFTDGGVTGSRFGMRGVEDLGGGMRAIFELESGVSIANGSLSNSNRNEFGRQAWVGVDSRFGTVKAGLQFSPFFLAVYDFDPREMSYFGSGLVAYLNNVYATGLFNPNAISYTSPEIAGLQASALMALGGTAGDFQAGRQYSASLRYHLGSLTVDAALYSGNAGGSAASIVIPSVVAFDGRALGASYVFNNLIVKASYVQYKVAGSLNDQVYSGGASYHITPALNVDAGVWYTHDGNNSTNHSVMASTGLEYSLSRATMVYGQVGFVNNHGAMHTGLSVNNALNEVTGTTSGMNVGIRHMF
- a CDS encoding transcriptional regulator, GntR family, giving the protein MNTDRNSQLPLYAQVETALAARIADGTYPPGTQLPNEASLLASFGISRTTLQKTVQNLITRGLIEIRRGKGTFVTQPRLTQPLTELSGFVEDMRAHGRHPTARLLARRIENASEDVAVKLALEPGTPVVHIQRVRIADGTPLSFDETWLPKDIGEKIIENDLEAEPIFTLLEEKYGIPLIEAEYRLEAIAANEAVAQALEVDMGSPIFLIERTSYCDENRPVDYEKLYYRGDQIQFVTRLARRKPNAQ
- a CDS encoding Uncharacterized membrane protein produces the protein MSRIASAAGRLEHGLAKLLHYGTWVAAGTIAAGLAMGLPGGLDSTLESALPGLRTHAGLLSLPAGMHIVTVGIALFILLPVMRLILMLGMFLHQRDYRFSAITALVLVIVAVGLLVGAA
- a CDS encoding two-component system, OmpR family, osmolarity sensor histidine kinase EnvZ, coding for MTRAWLHRALPKTLLARNIALLIVLVMLSQICALGVLLHYVQRPRVERAGAVFATYVTTLDSLLRATPPGARTELTARLDARTQLPAEAAVEPPPSLMLAYRTYQRNVFLDSLREHLPADMPARWQSEGGQRLWIRMHAPADAPQAPYWIALPIPEDAQGAGLDAAILLSLGLGALAALTGYVIQRHLNQPLQALTRAARRVSAGETPAPLPTDGPTEIAAVSSAFNQMTHALQQAEATRALMLAGISHDIRTPLTKLRLSMAMAMPDGSDSSFVVAAESYLDQIETILQQFMDYAGSGEREAAEPGDLNALIERLAGDFAGLGHEFALSLAKLPPVAYRPISMMRLLMNLMQNAIVYGGTGFAVRSWASGEAVYVAVGDRGKGLSAEELEQLKAPFQRGRNARSHSGGTGLGLAIVERIARLHGGSLQFRAREGGGLEVWVVLPLAA
- a CDS encoding two component transcriptional regulator, winged helix family; translated protein: MDRPAKIIVLDDEAELRNMLQRFLRGHGFDVRIAEDGKRLDRYLEREPFDLLVLDLMIGEEDGLAICARLRAQGQTLPILMLTAKGDPLDKVAGLETGADDYLAKPFLPRELVARINALLRRQKIASGDVTVTSQSVRFGDFSLDVGKQQLSRAGELLEIHSAQMLLLVALASSPNRPVSRDNLLARARGREHDALDRSIDVQVLRLRQIVEDDPSKPRFIKTVWGVGYMLIADVDS
- a CDS encoding arsenite efflux membrane protein ArsB; the protein is MNSVFLSWGIAIAATAGVITRPFKWPEAVWAVAGALLLVSLGLLPVDRAIEAVGKGSDVYLFLFGMMVLSEVGRREGLFDWVAVFAVNHAKGSPRKLFLLVYLVGVVITAFLSNDATAVVLTPAVFAAAKKAKTHPLPLLFVCAFIANAASFVLPISNPANIVLYGNHTPALGAWLMRFTLPSLLSIVATYVLLRWTQREALAGTCEADLEPLELSSSGRVALAGIAATAVVLLTVSAFDVPLGLPTAILGALTAAVVLIQERKSPLPMIKEISWSVLPLVAALFVLVEMLDHTGVITTFVNLLQDATQHSEVTTAGWAGSAIAIGSNLMNNLPAGLIASSTVTQAHSPERVIDAFLIGVDLGPNLSITGSLATILWLNAIRREGEDVSFMKFLKVGVVVMLPALALALAARILIG